In Streptomyces sp. ML-6, the genomic stretch GGGCGGGATGCCACCTGCGACACGTACGGGATTTCCGTGGTGCGCTGCCGAGAGGTGCGGTGACGGGCACCCGGGTCCGGGACGGTCAGCCGCCCGCGACCAAGTGGTCGAACTCCCCGTCCTTCACACCGAGCAGCAACGCCTCTATCTCGGCCGGCGTATAGACCAGGGCGGGCCCGTCGGGGTGGCGCGAATTCCGCATCGCCACATCTCCGTCGGGCAGTTTCGCGAACTCCACGCAGGACCCCTGGGAGTTGCTGTGTCTGCTCTTCTGCCAGACGACTCCGCGAAGCTCTGTGGCCGCCATGCCGTTGTACACGTGGTGCACAGGACGCTCCCCGAGTTGCAAGGTGCAAGTGTCAACTGTCCCGGATCATAGCTCTGTTCAAATTTCCCTGCATGAGCAGATGCATGCGCGGATGCACGTGCACGCGGGGTGTTCCCACGATTACAGCTTTACTCACAGGGATAGACGCATGGAACGGCTCTTCGGCTCCGTCTGCCCCGAGATGAACGCATCACACCGGTGGAGCGCGCTGATAACTTGGCTCGGACTTTCATCGACAAGGGGGAATTACAGATGCACAGAGTCGTACGTGCCGGTGCGGTGCTCGCGACCGGAATCCTCGCCACCGTCGCACTGACGGGCTGCAGCAGCGACAGCGGGAAGAGCGACCCGGGCAAGGACTCCGCCGCGGGGCAGGAGACGCCCGGTCAGGGTTCCGGCGACAGCGGGGACGACGGCGCTTCCGCGGGCGACGCCTCGACACTGGAGGGCGGCTGGGTCGGGAAGACCGACGGCAAGTCGATCGTCCTGTCCGTGTCCTCGGGCAAGGCGGCGCTCGTCACCGAGGAACGCGCCTGCACGGGCACCGTGCAGGACACGGACAAGGTGGTGATCGCGCTGAAGTGCGTCAGCGGTGGCACCGACCGCTCCTCGGGGTCCGTCGAGTCCAACGACGGCAAGACCGTCGTGATCTCCTGGGACAGCGGGGTCAAGGACACCCTGACCAAGACCGACCCGGGCGCCCTGCCGTCGGGCCTGCCCGAGCTGCCGGAGATGCCGGAGATGCCGGAGATGCCGACGTCCTGACGAACCGACCGGCCCGGCGGCTCCGGTCGGAGCTGCCGGGCCGCCGGAGTCGTGGGGTTCCCGAGGCGCTGGAGTCGTCGAAGCCTCCGGACTCCGATGCGGCGGGCGGCCCCGCACGCGATGCGGGTGACCGCCTCACCCCGCCCGGCCACCGGGCCGATCCGAATCCGGCCCGGACCCGGGGTCGGGCTTCGAACCCGGCCCCGGTTCCGGCTTCGGCTTCGGCTTCGGCTTCGGCTTCGGCTTCGGCGATCCGTCCAGGCCCCGGGAGAATTCCTCCAGGGCGTCGAGGAGGAGGTGGGCCCCTTCCCGTACGAAGGGGTCGCCCGCCCTCCTCTCGTCCGCGGCCTGCCGCGCGTCCCATTCCGCCAGTGCCTCGCGCACCTCGGACCAGTCCGGTACGCGCCGTTCCCGCACCTCCTTCGCACCCTGTTCGGTGGCCCGGCGCAGCGCTCGGGCGAGACGGGCGGCGTCCGGTACGGGGGTGGCGTCGCCGCCGCAGGGGAGGTGGGCCTCCAGCAGCATCGCGGCCCGGCCGAGTTCGGCGAGCGCGTGCTGGGTGTCGTCGGCGGCGGCGCGGGAGAGGCCGCGGTTGCGCACCGGTTCGTGCTGGGCGATCGCCAGCGCCTCCTGCCAGGCGACCCGGGCCTCGCGGGTGTCGAGCAGCGCCGAGCGGACGTCGTCATGGCCGCGTTCGGCCGGTGCGGCGTACTGGTCGACGACCGAGGCGGCGTACCGTCCGTCCGCCTTCAGCCAGTCCCCGAGCCTGCCGCGCAGCCGCGGCGTCTCCCAGGCGGGGTAGAGCGCGTACGAGATCATCGCGAGCAGTCCGCCGACGAGGGTGAGGACGACCCGTTCCAGCACGGTCTGCGACCAGTCGTCGCCCGCCATGCCGAGCAGGAAGACCACGTACGCGGAGATGCACGCCTGGCCGACCACGTACCCGGTGCGCATCAGCAGGTACATCAGCAGGGCGCAGAGCACGGCGAGCGCCGCGGCCAGGCCCGTGCCCGGACGGGTGGCCTGGGCGATCCCCGTGGCGAGCGACACCCCGACGATCGTGCCGCCGAACCGGGCCACGGAGCGCCCGTACGTCTGGGAGAACTCCGGCCGCATCACCATGACGGCCGCCATGGGCGCCCAGTAGCCGTGCCCGAACGGCAGCGCGGTGCCGATGAGGTAGCCGACGGCCGTGACGGCGGAGACCCGGACGGCGTGCCGCAGGATCGGTGAACCGGGGCGCAGTTCGGCGCGCATCGCCTTCACCACGACGGGGATCAGCCGCAGGAGGGTGGGGCGGCGGCGGTGCGGTGCGGGGGCGGGGGTTCCGGTCCCGGAGGGGGTTCCGTCCGCGGCGGAGGAGGTTCTGCCCGCGGCGGCCTTGATCGACTCGGCGGCCCGGTCCGCCTCGGCCTTCTCCTCCTTCGTCCCCTCGCCGTCGGCCGTCTCGATGACGTCGGAGAGCAGTGCGCCGAGCCGGTCGGCGGCCCGGCGCGGCGGGCCGGTGAGCAGCGTTCCGGTGTCCGGGGTCCGCAGCACGGCCACGGCGGCCGGGGACAGTTCGACCGGGTCGCCGTGGCGGATCGCGCGGGCCGCCGAGTCGAGCACCGATCCGGCGGCGGCCAGGAGTTCGCGGACCCGGTCCCGCTCGGGCCCCTCGGACGGCACGCCCATCGACGGGTCGGCGAGCGAGGCGAGGACCGGCCGGATGCGTTCGGCGATGCCCCGGGAGCCCCGCAGTTCGGGCGGGCGGCGGCGGGCCTGCCGCGGGGTGACCGCCGCCGCGTTGCGGGCCGTCATCAGCGGCACCGGGTCGAAGGGGGCGACCGGGTCGTGGCGCAGCCGCCGGGCGTAGTCGGCCTCGGCGGCCAGCGCGTCGGCGAGGGCGTCGCGCTGGGCGCCCCATCTCCGTACCGGGAACAGGACGATCAGCGCCGCCTGCACGACCCCGCCGACCAGGATCATCACGGCGTGCACGGCCGAGTCCGCGAGGGAGGTCGGCAAGGTGATCGTGACCAGCATGATCGCCACGTTGGAGGCCGCGATGAGGCCACCGGTGGGGCCCGCCGCCCAGGCCAGGCCCGCGACGAACGTCCAGATCACCAGCAGGGCCAGGAAGAGCGGCAGCCGGGAGCCGGTGAGGTAGCCGAGGAACGTGGACACGGCGAGGCTCGCCCCGGAGACCAGCGCGAGCACCGGCCGGGGGCGCCAGCTGCGCTGGAACGTGGCGATGGCCGCCTGGAACGCGCCGAACGCGGAACTCGCGGCGACCACGGGGCCGAAGAGCGCGAGGGAGATCCCGATGACGAGGGCGAGACCGGCCGCGCCGCGGATCGCGATGAGCGGTTCGAGACGTTGCCGCTCGATCTTCAGCCCCGAGCGGGCGGTCTCCTTCAGCGCCCGGAGCCAGCTCATGCCCAGAGCCTAACCGGAATTCCCGTTTTGCCCCGAGTCAGGAGGGTCCGAATCCTCCGGGCCCGAGAAAGTCACCCGGGTCTCCGCGGCCTGGGGCCGGGGGTCGGTGGTTCCTGCCCGGCGGTCGGGGGTGGGTGGTTCCTGATCGGGGGTCGGTGGTTCCTGCCGGGCGGCCGGGGTCGGCGGTCAGCGGTCAGCGGTCGACAGGTCCTGGCGGGGTCGGCGGTCAGCGCTTTCCGCGCCGGTCGCGCAGCTCCGGACCGGCGGGCCCGCCCATCCGCGCCCGGTCCGCGGCGGCCGTGCCGTGGGTCCATCCGTCCAGGTCCGCGGCGCCCCTGACCCGGGTGGTCGTGGTCCGGGGGAACATCCGCTCGGCGGTGTCCGTGACCGCCATGTCGCGGGCGGCGAGCACCGGGAGCAGCTGCGGGTCACCGCCTCCCCCGTCCCCCGCGCCGGAACCGGCCCCCGCCTCGGCCTCGGCGGCCGCGGTGACGCGGGCGGTGTCGGCGGCGAGCCGGCTGCCCAGGCGCTGGGCGTACGCCATCAGGAAGGACTGCCGGAACGTCTTGGTCCGCTTGCGCCCGCCGGCCCGCTGGCCCGCCTCCGCCTTCGTCATCGCCACCGTGCCCTGGACCAGCAGGGAGGTGTACAGCAGCTCCACGGCGTCCAGGTCCGGTTCGAAGCCGACCACCGTGGAGAAGCCGAGGTCACTGTTCCACACCGCGCGGCAGCGGTTCGCGGAGGCGACCGCGTCGAGCAGGATCGCCTTCGCCGTCTCGTACGGCGCGTCCACCCCGACCCGGCACGCCCCGGGCGCCTCCTTGCTGTGCGTGCGGGCGGCGAGCAGGGCCTCGTCGATGGAGTGCCGGGCCATCAGCTCCTGGGCCTTGGTGGTCAGGGCCTCCGCCTCCTCGGGGAAGCCGGTCGCCTCGGCCTTGGCGAGCAGGGCCCGGATCCGGGTCAGCATCCGGGGTTCGTCGTGCGCGGGCGGCAGGCGGAGGTCGTGCGGGGAGGCGCCGGGCGGCGGACCGACCGGCTCGATGGCGGGGAGCCGGAGCAGCAGCCGGTACAGCCCGAGGACGGCGGACGCGTAGGAGAAACGGTCCGGCCGGTTACGGGGCGGGGCGTCCGGGAGCCCGTCGAGCTGGGCGCGCCAGCGCGGCGGCAGCGGTTCGTACCGCCCGGTCTCCGAGCCGATCAGCCCGGCGGCGATCCCGGCCGCGGTCTCGTCGAGCTCGCGGCGGACGGTGCGTACGACGTCGGCGGGCTGCCAGCCGCGCTCCCAGGCCCGGCGGACGAACTCCTCGCCGCGCCGGAACAGTTCCGCGTCGGCCGTCGGATCGGCGGCGAGCAGCGAGGCGCCGGTGTCGAGTCCGGCGTCGCCGTCCGAGTAGAGGGCCGCCGCGAATGCCTGGTCGATCACCGGTTCCATGAGGTCAGGGTAGGCAGGACGGAAGGGAGGGGTGGGGCTGGCCCCACCGTGCGGACGGGCCCTGGTGGTCGTGATCGCGGGGTGCGGAAACGGTTCGATCGCAGGCATGACCTCCCTGCACCCGCCCACCGCGTCGACCGCATCGACCACCTCGACCGCAGCCGCCGTATCCGCTGGGTCCGCTGGGTCCGCCCCGCTCACCGCAACGTCCATGGCCGGCGCGTCCGTGGCCGATGTGTCCGTGGCCGGTGCCGACGCCGTGCGGCTGCGTTCCCTGCGCCGGGCCTACGACCGGGTCGAGGCCCTCGCCGGCGTCGACCTCACCGTCCGCGCCGGCACCTTCACCGCCGTCATGGGCCCGTCCGGGTCCGGCAAGTCCACGCTGCTGCACTGCGCGGCCGGGCTGGACCGGCCGACGTCCGGCACCGTCGAGGTGGGCGGGACGGAACTGACCGGGCTGAGCGAGCGCCGGCTGACGCTGCTGCGCCGGGACCTGATCGGCTTCGTCTTCCAGTCGTTCAACCTCGTCCCCTCGCTGACCGCCGCGCAGAACGTCGCGCTGCCGCTGCGCCTCGCGGGCCGCCGCCCGTCCCGCGCCGAGGTGCGGGAGGCCCTGGCCCGGGTCGGCCTCGCGGACCGGGCGGGACACCGGCCCGCCGAGCTGTCCGGCGGCCAGCAGCAGCGGGTGGCCCTGGCGCGGGCCCTGATCACCCGGCCCCCGGTGCTCTTCGGCGACGAACCGACCGGCGCGCTGGACACCACGACGAGCCGGTGGGTGATGGAGATGCTGCGGGAACTAATGGACCTGGAGGGGCAGACGATCGTGATGGTCACCCACGACCCGGTGGCCGCGGCGTACGCGGACCGGGTGGTCTTCCTGGTCGACGGGCGGGTGGCGGACGATCTGACCGCTCCCGGCGCCGAGCGGATCGCGGCCCGGCTCACGACGGGACACGAACGCGCCTGGCACGGCGACGGGCACGGCCCCGGACACAACAACACCAGCACCAGCACCAGAGCCGGCACCGGAACCGGAATCAGCACCAGCACCGGAACCCGGGCCCCGGAGGCGTCGTGCTGACCGTCGCCCTCGCCTCCCTGCGCACCCGCTGGACCACGCTCATCGGCACCTTCGTCGCGCTCGCGCTGGGCGTGGGGCTGATCGCGACCATGGGCCTCGGGCTCGCCTCGACCCTCGACGCGCCGGACCGGGCGCCGCAGCGGTTCGCCGGATCACCGGTGGTCGTGATGGGCGTCGACACCCTGACCGTACGGGTGCGGCGCGGGCCGTCCACAACCGAGGTGGGCCACGGGCTCGCCCATCCACACCCTGTGGATACCGAACTCCTGCGCGAACTCCGGGCGCTCGGTCCGGTGACCCGGGACGACGGCCCGGAGCTCGTCGGACCGCCCTCCGCCACCGGCCGGGGTGCGACCCGCGGCCCGGACGCCGTGGGGGTGGACGCCCCCGCCGACGAGGTGCGCCGCGTCGTCGGCGACCGCGCCCAGGTTCTCACCGGGGACGACCGGCGCCGCGCCGACCCGGACACGGAGCGGGACGCCGAGGGGCTGGTGACCGTGAACGCCCTGCTCGGCACGGCCGGGGGCGTCACCGCCTTCGTCTCGGCCTTCGTCGTCGCGTCGACGTTCGCCTTCTCGGTGGCCCTGCGCCGCCGCGAGTTCGGGCTGCTGCGCACGGCGGGGGCGACGCCCGGCCAGTTGCGGCGGCTGCTGCTGACGGAGGCCGCCGTGATCGGTGTGCTCGCCTCCGCCGCCGGGTGCGCGCTGGGCCGCCTGGCCGCACCGGTGCTCGCCGAGCTGCTGGTGACCGAGGGCATGGCGCCGTCCTGGTTCGCGATCCGCCCGGCCGCCTGGCCGCTCCACGTCGCCTTCTGGACCGGGCAGGCCGTGGCGCTCGCGGGGGTCCGGGCGGCCTCGCGGCGGGCGGGCCGAACCGGCCCCGCGGAGGCGCTGCGCGAGGCCGACGTCGATACGGGCGTGCTCCCGCCGGTCCGCCGTCTGCTCGGCTTCGCGCTGCTCGCGGGAGCCGCGTTCCTGATGGCGAAGTCCCTGGTCACCGACCCGTCCGCGCTGCTGAAGCGGAAGACGTACATCACTCAGCCGATGGTCCTGATCACGGCCGTCGCCCTGCTCGCGCCGCTGCTGGTGCGCCTGTCGGCGCGACTGGTCAGGCTGCCCGGGGCGACCGGGACGCTCGTGTCCGCGAACACCTCGGCGGCATTGCGGCGCACGACCGCGATCGTCGCCCCGGTGCTGGTCACCGTGGGGCTGGCCGGTTCGGTGGCCGGTTCGGCGACGACGGTGTCGGCGGCGCGGGCGGCGGAGGCCCGCGAGCACACCCGGGCCGACCTGGTCGTGACGGGACGGAACCTGAGGCCCCGTCCGGTGCCGGGCGCGACGCTCTCCGCCTCGGCCCCCACCGCCGTCCAC encodes the following:
- a CDS encoding DUF397 domain-containing protein, with translation MHHVYNGMAATELRGVVWQKSRHSNSQGSCVEFAKLPDGDVAMRNSRHPDGPALVYTPAEIEALLLGVKDGEFDHLVAGG
- a CDS encoding FUSC family protein — protein: MSWLRALKETARSGLKIERQRLEPLIAIRGAAGLALVIGISLALFGPVVAASSAFGAFQAAIATFQRSWRPRPVLALVSGASLAVSTFLGYLTGSRLPLFLALLVIWTFVAGLAWAAGPTGGLIAASNVAIMLVTITLPTSLADSAVHAVMILVGGVVQAALIVLFPVRRWGAQRDALADALAAEADYARRLRHDPVAPFDPVPLMTARNAAAVTPRQARRRPPELRGSRGIAERIRPVLASLADPSMGVPSEGPERDRVRELLAAAGSVLDSAARAIRHGDPVELSPAAVAVLRTPDTGTLLTGPPRRAADRLGALLSDVIETADGEGTKEEKAEADRAAESIKAAAGRTSSAADGTPSGTGTPAPAPHRRRPTLLRLIPVVVKAMRAELRPGSPILRHAVRVSAVTAVGYLIGTALPFGHGYWAPMAAVMVMRPEFSQTYGRSVARFGGTIVGVSLATGIAQATRPGTGLAAALAVLCALLMYLLMRTGYVVGQACISAYVVFLLGMAGDDWSQTVLERVVLTLVGGLLAMISYALYPAWETPRLRGRLGDWLKADGRYAASVVDQYAAPAERGHDDVRSALLDTREARVAWQEALAIAQHEPVRNRGLSRAAADDTQHALAELGRAAMLLEAHLPCGGDATPVPDAARLARALRRATEQGAKEVRERRVPDWSEVREALAEWDARQAADERRAGDPFVREGAHLLLDALEEFSRGLDGSPKPKPKPKPKPKPEPGPGSKPDPGSGPDSDRPGGRAG
- a CDS encoding DUF2786 domain-containing protein, with the protein product MEPVIDQAFAAALYSDGDAGLDTGASLLAADPTADAELFRRGEEFVRRAWERGWQPADVVRTVRRELDETAAGIAAGLIGSETGRYEPLPPRWRAQLDGLPDAPPRNRPDRFSYASAVLGLYRLLLRLPAIEPVGPPPGASPHDLRLPPAHDEPRMLTRIRALLAKAEATGFPEEAEALTTKAQELMARHSIDEALLAARTHSKEAPGACRVGVDAPYETAKAILLDAVASANRCRAVWNSDLGFSTVVGFEPDLDAVELLYTSLLVQGTVAMTKAEAGQRAGGRKRTKTFRQSFLMAYAQRLGSRLAADTARVTAAAEAEAGAGSGAGDGGGGDPQLLPVLAARDMAVTDTAERMFPRTTTTRVRGAADLDGWTHGTAAADRARMGGPAGPELRDRRGKR
- a CDS encoding ABC transporter ATP-binding protein, which gives rise to MAGASVADVSVAGADAVRLRSLRRAYDRVEALAGVDLTVRAGTFTAVMGPSGSGKSTLLHCAAGLDRPTSGTVEVGGTELTGLSERRLTLLRRDLIGFVFQSFNLVPSLTAAQNVALPLRLAGRRPSRAEVREALARVGLADRAGHRPAELSGGQQQRVALARALITRPPVLFGDEPTGALDTTTSRWVMEMLRELMDLEGQTIVMVTHDPVAAAYADRVVFLVDGRVADDLTAPGAERIAARLTTGHERAWHGDGHGPGHNNTSTSTRAGTGTGISTSTGTRAPEASC
- a CDS encoding FtsX-like permease family protein; amino-acid sequence: MLTVALASLRTRWTTLIGTFVALALGVGLIATMGLGLASTLDAPDRAPQRFAGSPVVVMGVDTLTVRVRRGPSTTEVGHGLAHPHPVDTELLRELRALGPVTRDDGPELVGPPSATGRGATRGPDAVGVDAPADEVRRVVGDRAQVLTGDDRRRADPDTERDAEGLVTVNALLGTAGGVTAFVSAFVVASTFAFSVALRRREFGLLRTAGATPGQLRRLLLTEAAVIGVLASAAGCALGRLAAPVLAELLVTEGMAPSWFAIRPAAWPLHVAFWTGQAVALAGVRAASRRAGRTGPAEALREADVDTGVLPPVRRLLGFALLAGAAFLMAKSLVTDPSALLKRKTYITQPMVLITAVALLAPLLVRLSARLVRLPGATGTLVSANTSAALRRTTAIVAPVLVTVGLAGSVAGSATTVSAARAAEAREHTRADLVVTGRNLRPRPVPGATLSASAPTAVHVREEGSALVTSEARAVDDPKALATVGRLPVVAGDIDDLDDRSIVVNEEWEQHTVGSTVRVWLGDGRPAKLRIVAVLALGTGTNGVYVTRANAPAAGVDRIDVRLSPGADRAAVTARLRGTGGTVRPVERWAAATHPRTSAQTRFGLAVVLGIALVYTVIALANTLLMAGSVRARELDALRLAGATRPQVLAVVAGETLFAVGLGALLGLAVTAVNLAGPAAALASLAAPVEVAVPWSLMGGAAGVCAVVAVGAALLPGAVRRTRCR